TTGCATCAATACCATATCTCTTTTCTAAAATTCTAACTATAGATGTAGCACGTTTTACACTTAAATCCCAGTTATCTTGTATTACTTCATTGTGAATTTTTCTTGAATCAGTATGTCCTTCAATCATTACATCCATACTTGGCTCAGACTTAATAATATCTGCTAATTTCTTAAGTGTTTTGTATGCTTTACTATTTACATTGTAACTAGCTGTTTTAAATAGCATTTTATCTGAAATAGATATCATTACAACAGTTTTATCAATACTTACATTAATATCATCTGAGTTTTCTAAATCAGCAACGTTTATTGACTTTTTTAACTTATAAGAAACCGCTATATTCATAGAGTCTTTTAAAGTCTTAGCTTTTGCTAATTCAGCTGAATCTACATTTGCTAAAGTTTTACGCATTTTTACTTTCATAGAATTAGATATCACTGCCCCTTCGACCATATCTAATTTTACATCATTCTCTTTTTGT
This genomic stretch from Tenacibaculum sp. Bg11-29 harbors:
- a CDS encoding OmpA family protein, translating into MKKNFLLLLVVVLATSCVSKKKYVQLEEQYKSTKGALQKTALEKEQLEAKFSKIEKRVDNYNQKINSLKGINSGLQKENDVKLDMVEGAVISNSMKVKMRKTLANVDSAELAKAKTLKDSMNIAVSYKLKKSINVADLENSDDINVSIDKTVVMISISDKMLFKTASYNVNSKAYKTLKKLADIIKSEPSMDVMIEGHTDSRKIHNEVIQDNWDLSVKRATSIVRILEKRYGIDASRLIASGRGSSLPLVDNKTSANRSRNRRTKIVILPNLDKFFGLLAEEQVIQP